From the Hemitrygon akajei chromosome 24, sHemAka1.3, whole genome shotgun sequence genome, the window TGAGCTAcaaggtgggatgaccgagtgaatcccttcccacacacagaacagTGGAATGGTCTCTCTCCtgtgtgaacacgctggtgtgctcGCAGTTTGGATGagtgagtaaatcccttcccacaatttaagcaggtgaatggcttctccccagtgtgaactgactggtgcgtctgtaggttagatgaccgagtgaatcccttcccacatacagagcaggtgaatggcctctccccagtgtgagatTGTTGGTGTGCCAGCAAGtttgatgaccgagtgaatccctttccacagtctgagcaagtaaatggtctctccccagtgtgaactcgctggtgtttctgtagATTTGATGAgtgattgaatcccttcccacagtctgagcaggtgaatggcctctccccagtgtgaactcgctggtgtgccaccAGGTCAGATgatcgactgaatcccttcccacagtctgagcaggtgaatggcctctccccagtgtgaactcgctggtgtgctagtagtttggatgactgagtgaatcccttcccacaaactgagcagatgaatggtctctcccccgtgtgaactcgctggtgtgtctgtaagttgcatgactgagtgaatcccttcccacagtctgagcatgtgaatggtctctccccagtgtgaactcgctggtgtgccagtagatcagatgatcgagtgaatcccttcccacagtctgagcaggtgaacggcctctccccagtgtgaactcgctggtgtgccagtaggtcagatgatcgagtgaatcccttcccacattctaagCAAGTGAATGGTCTCTCTCCTGTGTGAATTCTCTGGTGTGCTtgtagtttggatgactgagtgaatcccttcccacaacttgagcaggtgaacggccactccccagtgtgaactgactggtgtgccagtaggttggatgactgactgaatcctttcccacagtctgagcaagtgaacagtttcttcccggtgtgagttcgctgatgtacgttcagttcagatgactgagtaaacctcttcccacagtctgagcaactGAACAGTGTCTCCCCAGTGAGAACTGCCTGACTCGCTGGTGTTTCCATGGGTGGGCTGAGTGTGGGTGAGTCTGTTCCCACACACACAACACCTGAACAGCCTCTTGCTGCTGGCAGTTTcctgatgtatcttcaggctggatgactgagtagatCCTGTCCTGTACACAGAGTCCCGTACTGTTCCATACCCTAttgcctctccccactgtgaagcCACTAATGTGTCTGCAGTTCAGCTGAATGAGAAAATCCCAATCCACACTGAGAGAATGAAATGTCAGACATCGTGAATCCCTCGtacaatcaatgcagttgaagacCTGATCTCCAATGAACAAATGCTGCTGTGTTCTGAGACCCTGGTTCCAGTAGATTTCACTGAATTAACACAGAAAATTTCAGACACAAAGCATGTTTCCAGCTGGGATGAGataattcttcatctccaaggatcaACAATTGATATATTGGTGTCACAATGGAAATATCTGATCATTCCTTAAATATCCAGAGACAGGCAAACTGATGTGTCGTTGTTTTCTTGTGATTCCCAGTCACAAATTCTTAGTCGCTTGTAACCTGAAAAATTATTTACAGAAAACATCAATGGGTGACAGACAGCATTTCAGATGAAATAATTTTAGTCTCTATAGACAAGAAGTACACACttagtttttctttttctttcaagaAGGAGAGATATAGTGGTTGTTAATAGTGTTAGTCCTATTCCACTCAGTTAGGCACCCATACATCAAATGAATTCACATACTGCACCAGCATGATTATTAATAAAGTTCAGTTGAGTAGCCTGCATGCTGGCATCCTAGTGTGCTCTGCACTGTCCCTCAATAACAAACACAACATGGTATcagaagccacacacacaaaatgctggaggaactcagcaggtcagacggtgtctatggtcagagtaacacacacaaaatgctggaggaactcagcaggccaggcagcatccatggaaaaaagttgatgtttcgggatgagaccctttggcaggcctggagaaaaaaaagagatgagtggatttaaaagttggggggaggggagtgaaaaacacaagatgataggtgaaactgcgagggagagggatgaggtaaagagctgggaagttggtgaaagagatacaggactggagaagataaattgatagaatagtacagcacattacaggcccttcggcccacaatgttgtgtcgaccctcaaaccctgcctcccacataacccccccctcaccttaaattcctccatatacctgtctagtagtctcttaaacttcactagtgtatctgcctccaccactgagtcaggcagtgcattccacacaccaaccactctctgaatgaaaaaccttcctctaatatcccccttgagcttccctccccttaccttaaagccatgtcctcttgtactgagcagtggtgccctggggaagaggcgctggctgtgcactctgtctaaatcatgtctcctctcatcctccttctctccagagagtaaagccctagctccctagggggaatctaataagagaagacagaagaccatggaagaaaggggaggagtaccggagggaggcgatgggcaggccttccaggtgaggcgacacttcacctgtgagtctgttggggtcatatactgtgcctgatgctcctggtgtggcctcctgtatatcggtgagccCTGACGTAGATTGGCAGACTACTTCACAGAGcatacgctccatctgccagaagaatccgatctcccagtggctacccattttaataattttaattccgcttcccattcccattctgatatgtctatccatggcctcctctattgttgagatgaggccacactcagattgaaggaacaacaccttatattccacctgtaccatctgtgccaggttgatgtcgagctcgcaactcggcctcgtaagaaaaaacactgccacctccagtttaaattcccacgcagaatattgtggaggatcaaatacccaaacccagcacagcccccacttgtcccatttagcctgtctcagtgcggtggtccttaggacccagcggacctcgggagccagcgAGCTCGGGAGccgccacccgcagtgtttctgttccgttgatgggaagcgatcgtgattgaaaataaagtggaaataataaagcatttggaaagagatgaaacgccatcggtcattggaaaagcgttaggctacagtcggtcaacgatgggaacaattttaaaggataactgataaagtgagaataatggagcatgtgaaaggccctgccccgatgaaagctacaattattactaagcaatgcagtggtttaattattggaatacatacgttttaTATGCAtcaaaaggtaaaatatatattatatactaagacaaacgtttgactacttgttccgacttacttacaaatccgacttaaaagacggactcaggaacggaactcatacgtCACCATGACACTTGTGTTGGACACTTGTCTTGTGTCcacaattcagcaggtcagaatcGAAAGCCTCCACTAGGGACTATGACTTCTAGGACCGGGCAAGCACCCACAGGCAAATGCAGATGCAGAAAGAGTGGTGCAAGCTGTTAAGGGTCTCCTACTGAAGGCAGAAGACCCCTACAGAGCACTGCAGGCACAGTCTGTCAATGGGCCGGAATCTGAGAATAAACCTGCCCGTTCTTCCTTCCCGTCTCCAACCTCACATACCAGACTTAGACAAAGTGAGACATTTTGAGAATGTAAAAATGAAGAGCAGGCCTGACCTCAGGTACACAGCAAAATCTTTGTCACCACTCAGGAGTGGTGAAGCCACTTGGGTTTCAGACCAATCCGCCAAAGGAACAATAGTCTGGCAGCATTCACCATGATTGTTTGCGATCAGAACATCACAAGCTGCAATTAGGCGGAAAAGGCACGTGCCTCCAAATTCTGCAAGAGGTTGAGAACAAAATAGAGGCGCCTGATGGGCACACCTGTTCAAATATCTCCAGAAACCTATACCAGATATGGTCTTTTATCTGTCCTATCACAGAGATATACTTCATAGCCTAACAGCTGAGGGCAAGTGACTAAAGAGGCAGAGTAATCCTCTCACTGCCCAGTGTTCAGGAAGTCTCGGTTGACCTCAATTACATTTAGTGTTTTTTTAAGTGTTTCAATTCTAATTATTCTGCCATCCCCCATCACTCAGGTGATTGAGGGTGGCGAGTAGGAACTGTAACACAATCAATAAatgatcagagtgcagaagacaacaaactgtgcaaatacaaatataaataaccagcaataaatactgaggacatgagataacaagataaagagtcctttaagtgagaccattggttgtgggatcacCTCAATGGATAGGCAAGCCGCTGTAGTtttcccctttgttcaagagccagaCAGTTCaggggttgtaactgttcttcaacctggtggttcaagtcctgaggctcctgtaccttgcacctgatggcagcagtgtgaaaagagcatggcctgggtggtggagatctctgatgatagatgctgctacTCAAAggttgggagagctttacctgccATGTACTGAGCTGAGTTCACTACCTTACGTAGGATATCctgtcaaaggcattggtgtttcctaaAAACTTCttaaatgtttcctatggtgtttccacaccaggctgtgatgcagccacaaTCTCCActccacatctgtagaagtttctcaaagctttgactcctaaggaagtagaagcactgctgCATTTGGTTGCGATTGCACATAAATGCTGGGTCCagcacagatcctctgaaatagtaacagttACTCCCCGGAATTAAAAGTTgccaaccctctccacctctgagttCTGTCTCATGGACCCCTGCAGCCTACAATCGGTTctttttgtcttgctgacattgagtgagagcttGTTGTTAAGACACCACTCAGCCGAGGTTTCAAACTTCCTCCTGtttgttgattcatcaccaccttagaTTCGTTCCACAATAgcagtgccatcagcaaacttgaatacatTGTTGGAGCTATGCCCTGCCACAGTCATCGGTCCAGgacaagaggaggtagaacaaaggtgattttctccaGAACTAAAGCTGATGGAAGGATTTTGTTCTTTTTCCCATGGAGCACTAATCGACATTTTCATTGAGTAGAAGGTAAACTCCTCTTCATCCCAAATTAACTCTGAGTCATATTTATGTTCCCAGTTCCCAATCCTTGGATTAAGCTGTCTGGAACTTGGCAGTGTCAGGGAGATCTAACTGCTCCAATTCCCTCCCTCTGCGCTTTGAAACACACCCTATGGACTGGCGAGGGAAGCACTGATTGTGTCACCCAATACTGTCTTTTTACCCAGACACCACCATGAATGAGAGGCCCATCGATCCACCACGGTCCCAGCAATGTGCATGCACCACAGAAATGGCGACAGCAACTCCGCTCATCAGCAGAAAGCTCCCTGGGGCCCAGGTGAGGATCGTGGGGCTAAGAGAGAGGGAAGGGACAGGACTGTCCCGGGGTGTGGAGTCACAGTGCTCACCATAATTGTCCCTTAGTCATGGTTCAGACGCTGGTGCCGAAGAAATCCCCGCCCGGAACCCCACTCCTACCTGCTGTCGATTCTCCAAGAGTCTTCTGTCTACTGGGTGGTTTTCTGGAACTTTCTGCCACCTTTATGCATACGCATTTGATCGCCTGGTCAGAGTGAATTCTGGAACAACCACGCGaaagtctgcagttgctggaaatccaaagcagctcccactaaacgctggaggagctTTGCAACTCAGGCAgcaaagaagtgaaaggtcagagaggGGAGGGCGGAATCTgcctaccagaaggagaaattgatgtacccagacagaataggaagtattactcctccaccctgagggtctCACCTCAGCACAAAAGGAGGGCACGGATGGACATGACAGAACAGGAataggaatcggaattaaaatgtttggtcaccagGAAGTCCCAATTGTAGAAGATGGTGCAGAGTTGAAGCAATCCCCCAATTGACGAGAGCACTCTCACAGCGGAGGAACACCAaattatattttgtctgggtagcctgcaacctgatggggTGAATAGTGATTTCCCCTTCTGGTGAACAATTTCACCCCACCCCATCCACGTTCCTCTATTCCCCTCTCCGAACTCtgacttcttctcacctgccttttgCTTCCCCCGGGTCCGCTCCTTCTTCccgttctcctatggtccactcggctctcttatcagattctttcttctccagcccttgacttttcccacccacctggctccacctaacACCTTCCAGATAGCCTCATTCCcgtccccccaccttttcattctggcatcttccctttccttctcagtcttgaTTAAGAGttttgtcgactgtttattctttttgatagatgctgtttgacctgttgAATTCTGGATCGTGGAGGTTTCTGGGTAAGCAAGGTGCCATTAACCATGTCGGATCAATGCCAGGTTCCTTAAACATAGTCAGTGTTTTTATGGAGAAAACTCGGCAGGTGCTTTAacgcagcaagctcccacaaacaatACACTCAGTATCAATAGGCATTACGCATGCCAATGGTCAAAGTCCAACCCacttacaaatgcagatataaaacacaagagattttgcagatgctaagAATATAGAGCTACaatgtgttggaggaactcagcaggtcaggctgcatctaagcagaggaataaacagtctaggcatagtgaagggtctcaacctaaaacgactgtttattcctctccatatgtTGTGTTCAATATTGACGAACAGTGCAGAGCACACCAAGACAGCATCATGCCGAATATTCAACAGAACTTTACTGATAACTCTGCTTGCACAACATGTGAACTCCCATTGAGTGACACAGGAATAACATTAACTACCACTACAGTTCTAATCCGTGCACGTTGTGTATTtcgtattttcagaaggccttcgacaagctgccacacacgagcagaattaggccatttggcccatacagtctactctgccatttaatcaaggctgatccttttatcccctcctcagcctcactccccagaacctttgaagccatttccaatcaagaacctatcaagcccaATGACCTGggctccactgctgcctgtggtaatatattccacaaattcaccaccctctggctatagaaatttctccacatctctgtttcaaatggacacctctctatcctgaggctgtgtcctcctgtcctagactctcccatcatccactctgtctaggtcttccaacaattgaaaagtttcaatgagattactcctcatcctcctaaattccagcgagtacagacccagagccatcaaacgttcctcatatgataaccctttcattcccggaatattccttgtgaacgtcctctgaaccctctgcaatgccagcacatctcttctaagatgaagagcccaaactgttctcaatactcaaggtgagatagatagatagatactttattcatcccccatggggaaattcaactttttttccaatgtcccatacacttgttgtagcaaaactaattacatacaatacttaactcagtaaaaaaaatatgatatgcatctaaatcaccatctcaaaaagcattcataatagcttttaaaaagttcttaagtcctggcggtagaattgtaaagcctaatggcattggggagtattgacctcttcatcctgtctgaggagcattgcatcgatagtaacctgtcactgaaactgcttctctgtctctggatggtgctatgtagaggatgttcagagttatccataattgaccgtagcctactcagcgcccttcgctcagctaccgatgttaaactctccagtactttgcccacgacagagcccgccttccttaccagcttattaagacgtgaggcgtccctcttcttaatgcttcctccccaacacgccaccacaaagaagagggcgctctccacaactgacctatagaacatcttcagcatctcactacagacattgaatgacgccaaccttcttaggaagtacattcgactctgtgccttcctgcacaaggcatctgtgttggcagtccagtcaagcttctcgtctaactgtactcccagatacttgtaggtcttaacctgctccacacattctccattaatgatcactggctccatatgaggcctagatctcctaaagtccaccaccatctccttggtcttggtgatattgagacgcaggtagtttgagttgcaccatatcacaaagtcctgtatcagtttcctatactcctcctcctgtccattcctgacacaccccactatggccgtgtcatcagcgaacttctgcacatggcaggactctgagttatattggaagtctgatgtgtacagggtgaacaggaccggagagagtacggttccctgcggcgcccctgtgctgctgaccaccttATAAGGCctcaccttataaagcctcagcatcacatccctactcttatattctagaccccttaaaatgaatgttaacatggcgctaaacggtgactcctttgcttggattttcagaaacagttctatttccatctttaatatctctatttttccctttcatggTTCTTTTGAAGACACGCTGACTaaggttctttgtgggaatgggactcaCTCTCAGGTTGTCACGACTGCCCGTTATCCGACGTGCCACGGGCGCAGCCTAAGAGGTCGGCTCGCCTCtggaggcctaggatctcagggctctggagacaggtggaTCGAAGGTCAGTGTCCAGGACCGGTGTGTCCTGGGAGCTTTGTGTCCAGAGACctaagatctttgggcacagagctcagaaaaagggAAGCAACAGACTTTTagcatcgtaaaccagcgagttatTTGTTGTCTCCCTTCTCGTTGTGAAACacagacatctctttctcccttattaaggaaagagagaacctgtggtatgtcgactACTGGGTGAAGGTGTAGTCCTGCGAGTCTGTGCCTTTGCTGTtgtttgctcacacttgagtgctcggtggcagtgATGGGTGTCGATGCTTCTTTTGCCAGtgcggggagggggattgttgtttgctgccgcttacacaccggagggaggggagctgggggggtggtacttaggggttctaacatttaactgtcgttcattctttggggcattcctctgtttttgcggatagttgcgaagaaaaagcatttcaggacatacagtatactgtatacatttctctgacttaaaactcttctacaccctctccaaagcctcaacatccctcctatagtggggtgaccagaactgtgtgcaatactccagatgtggtccaaGCAGggttttataaaattgcaacaCAACCTCTtgatttttgaactcagtgcctcgactaataaaagcagcATTCCATCAgcattcttaaccaccttatcaacctgtggagtcactttcaaggagatgtgaacttggatcccaagatctccctactcagcaacactgttaaggatcttccCTTTGCATTTGTCTGTCTCATTGCATTTGGACCAAGGAACAAcaactcacatttatctgggttaaactccatctgccatttctctgcccgtatctgcaactgatctacgtCGCACTATATTCTCTGCAGgtcttctacactctccacaactccaccgatcttggtatcatccacaaatttactaacccacccatctgcatcttcatccaagtcatttatatacatcacaaacagcagaggtcccagcatagatccctgcagaacaccactaattacagacctccagctcaaatctcccttcaaccactaccctctgacttcaatgcgcaagccagttctgaatccaaacagccaatttgcagCAGACTCcacgcatcttaatcttctggattaccctcccatgagggactttgtgaCAGCCTTACAAAAAtctatgtagacaatatccactgcccaaCTACTCAATAGCTGAGCTGAGGCCtctgtcagtcagagttgaccatcctagctgtctagaacaagctgttgcccacatagcaagctccccctctccacacatctgatgaatggCAGAGATCGAtacagcagcatcgcaggagttgccagtcaatattgaactcaacgtaggactgccttagggactccagctccagaattttccctcggggtttactcccgaagcctttcccatgagtggggatagccgcaaagcagcggaggtttgagatcagagttttccttctccttgatgagctGCCAAACACGGCTGagaagccccatctgcccaaagcgactggttttacggcaccagtaacccacctttgccccttctcctgtcagtagaaatggttctgccgggcttagtagttaagccacacgcgaaggccaggagctggacttggttgtcagagcttATTTCAGTCACAagtcattgggaacatttaattggTAGTGGGAGCTGATCCCCACTACCACCATCGGCCAGTAACACCCAGGCTTGCACAGTACGTGAACTCCTCACGTGTGGGAGTGATTAACTGAGTGCCAGAGGAATAACACCATTAAGAcgataagatagaggagcagaattagtcaatttggcccatggagtctgctccaccatttcatcatggctgttccattttccctctcagccccgatctcctgctttctccccgtatcccttcatgccccaatCAACCAAGAATCTtacaacctctgtcttaaatatacgtggcaatgaattccagattcacaaaTCTACCGCTACACTTACATCTGTCCAGATGAACATACAATTGGCAAATAATACATTTTATGGAAAAACATAACCATTAAAAACCTTTGACCATTGTGAAGCCACTCATCGGTAGTATTACAACACCTTTCATTTCCGAATACCTGTAGGTAAACCTGTAAGTTTGTGCACTTACTGAATTATCTGATACCTCCTCAAAATTCAACTCCTCTATACCCTGCTTTATTTCCAGAACATCAGGTGATGAAGATATCTGATTCTCTCTTCCATTGTCTCTGCCTTGGCTTAGGTGATTGCAAAGATTGCCTCGCCTTAACCCTTCCTTCTTGATGCAAAGAATGAAGTGAACTACCCTTAACCTCCAGATGCAAACTGGAATTGGTTGCCCAACTCACTGAGGGGTCAACTGCTCTGATATTTAAGAGTATCATCTACCCAGAGCGTCCTATTGACAAT encodes:
- the LOC140716021 gene encoding uncharacterized protein produces the protein METPASQAVLTGETLFSCSDCGKRFTQSSELNVHQRTHTGKKLFTCSDCGKGFSQSSNLLAHQSVHTGEWPFTCSSCGKGFTQSSKLQAHQRIHTGERPFTCLECGKGFTRSSDLLAHQRVHTGERPFTCSDCGKGFTRSSDLLAHQRVHTGERPFTCSDCGKGFTQSCNLQTHQRVHTGERPFICSVCGKGFTQSSKLLAHQRVHTGERPFTCSDCGKGFSRSSDLVAHQRVHTGERPFTCSDCGKGFNHSSNLQKHQRVHTGERPFTCSDCGKGFTRSSNLLAHQQSHTGERPFTCSVCGKGFTRSSNLQTHQSVHTGEKPFTCLNCGKGFTHSSKLRAHQRVHTGERPFHCSVCGKGFTRSSHLVAHYRVHIAKKV